In one window of Arachis ipaensis cultivar K30076 chromosome B06, Araip1.1, whole genome shotgun sequence DNA:
- the LOC107604866 gene encoding U4/U6 small nuclear ribonucleoprotein Prp31 homolog codes for MATLADSFLADLDELSDNEAEIPEDNEVDAADMEEDIDGDLADLENLNYDDLDSVSKLQKTQRYIDIMQKVEEALQKGTEVSIQGVDLEDDPEYQLIVECNALSVDIENEIVIIHNFIRDKYRLKFPELESLVHHPIDYARVVKKIGNEMDLTLVDLEGLLPSAIIMVVSVTASTTTGKPLPEDVLSKTIEACDRALALDSAKKKVLDFVESRMGYIAPNLSTIVGSAVAAKLMGTAGGLVALAKMPACNVQLLGAKKKNLAGFSTATSQFRIGYIEQTEIFQTTPPPLRMRACRLLAAKSTLAARVDSIRGDPSGKTGRLFKDEIHKKIEKWQEPPPAKQPKPLPVPDSEPKKKRGGRRLRKMKERYAVTDMRKLANRMQFGVPEESSLGDGLGEGYGMLGQAGSGKLRVSVGPSKLAAKVAKRFKEKNYGSSGATSGLTSSLAFTPVQGIELTNPQAHAHHLGSGTQSTYFSETGTFSKIKRT; via the exons ATG GCTACCCTTGCCGATTCTTTTCTTGCTGACCTCGATGAACTCTCTGATAACGAGGCTGAAATTCCG GAGGATAATGAGGTCGATGCAGCAGATATGGAAGAAGATATTGATGGGGACCTGGCTGACCTAGAGAATCTCAACTATGATGACTTGGATAGTGTTTCCAAGTTGCAGAAAACCCAGAGATACATTGATATTATGCAG AAAGTGGAAGAAGCCCTTCAAAAGGGTACAGAAGTGTCAATTCAAGGAGTAGATCTAGAAGATGATCCTGAATACCAATTGATTGTTGAATGCAATGCCCTGTCGGTAGACATTGAGAATGAAATTGTGATTATCCACAATTTTATTCGTGATAAGTATCGCTTGAAATTTCCAGAGCTTGAGTCACTGGTTCATCACCCAATTGACTATGCTCGTGTTGTTAAGAAGATAGGAAATGAAATGGATCTTACTCTTGTTGATCTAGAAGGGCTTTTGCCTTCCGCAATTATCATGGTTGTCTCAGTTACAGCGTCAACTACAACTGGCAAGCCTCTACCAGAAGATGTCCTCAGTAAGACAATTGAAGCATGTGATCGAGCTCTTGCTCTTGATTCAGCAAAGAAAAAAGTTCTTGACTTTGTCGAGAGTAGAATGGGGTACATTGCACCTAATCTTTCTACTATAGTTGGGAGTGCTGTTGCAGCTAAACTCATGGGGACAGCTGGTGGTCTAGTAGCTCTAGCAAAGATGCCTGCCTGCAACGTTCAGCTTCTAGGTGCCAAGAAAAAGAATCTTGCTGGGTTTTCCACTGCAACATCCCAGTTTCGCATAGGATACATTGAGCAAACAGAAATATTTCAGACTACTCCTCCTCCTCTTAGGATGCGAGCGTGCCGACTCCTGGCTGCAAAGTCTACACTTGCAGCACGAGTAGATTCAATACGTGGGGATCCATCTGGGAAAACTGGGAGGCTCTTCAAGGACGAGATCCACAAAAAAATTGAGAAGTGGCAGGAGCCCCCTCCTGCCAAGCAACCCAAACCGCTCCCTGTTCCTGATTCCGAGCCTAAAAAGAAGAGAGGTGGTCGCCGCCTTAGGAAGATGAAAGAAAG GTATGCAGTAACAGACATGAGAAAGTTGGCCAACAGGATGCAGTTTGGTGTTCCTGAAGAGAGCTCTTTAG GGGATGGTCTAGGTGAGGGTTACGGAATGCTTGGTCAGGCTGGCAGTGGCAAGCTTCGTGTGTCAGTTGGGCCTAGCAAACTTGCTGCAAAAGTTGCTAAGAG attcAAGGAAAAGAATTATGGCAGCAGTGGTGCTACATCtggtttgacctcaagtttggcCTTTACACCAGTTCAG GGGATTGAGCTGACAAATCCACAGGCTCACGCACACCACCTTGGTAGTGGAACTCAAAGCACTTACTTCTCTGAAACCGGAACCTTCTCGAAGATCAAGAGGACTTGA